A region from the Bacillales bacterium genome encodes:
- a CDS encoding type II toxin-antitoxin system PemK/MazF family toxin translates to MIVKRGDVYFADLSPVVGSEQGGVRPVLIIQNDIGNRFSPTVIVAAITAQIQKAKLPTHVEIDSKRYGFDRDSVILLEQIRTIDKQRLTDKITHLDDEMMKRVEEALQISLGMIDF, encoded by the coding sequence TTGATAGTCAAAAGAGGCGACGTGTATTTTGCCGACCTCTCCCCTGTTGTCGGCTCTGAGCAAGGCGGCGTTCGACCCGTGCTCATCATTCAAAACGATATCGGGAATCGATTCAGCCCTACGGTTATTGTTGCGGCGATCACCGCGCAAATCCAAAAGGCAAAGTTGCCTACTCACGTCGAAATTGATTCTAAACGCTACGGATTTGACAGGGACTCGGTCATATTGCTTGAACAAATTCGAACCATTGACAAACAAAGGCTGACTGATAAAATTACACATCTGGATGATGAGATGATGAAGCGTGTGGAAGAGGCCCTGCAAATCAGTCTGGGAATGATCGACTTTTGA
- a CDS encoding antitoxin: MSDSNLKKIVVSLPQHILNEVDGIMRQDNVNRDELIQQATKQYVRERKRRYIRESMRQGYMEMAKINLNIASEAFLAEEEAENTLDRLVSGV, from the coding sequence TTGTCCGATTCAAATTTAAAGAAAATCGTGGTTTCATTGCCGCAGCACATCTTAAATGAGGTTGACGGCATCATGCGGCAGGACAATGTCAATCGCGATGAATTGATTCAACAAGCCACCAAGCAATATGTTCGCGAGCGGAAGAGACGCTACATCCGTGAGTCCATGCGTCAGGGCTACATGGAAATGGCGAAAATCAACTTGAATATCGCGTCGGAAGCCTTTCTTGCCGAGGAGGAGGCTGAAAACACCTTGGACCGCTTAGTCAGCGGGGTGTAA